A single Pseudobacteroides sp. DNA region contains:
- a CDS encoding DUF7010 family protein — MTINEMRLDIAKRNKKGISFILASIILWMGIFVIWLLPIKDILTRNLFTFFCTAPLVPLAFLISRIIKAEFSAKDNPLNNLGILFSINQFLYILIAMWAYAAAPSKMVMILAIIFGAHLLPFSWLYRSKAYMVMSIIIPIVILGVGSSLKSEHTFILPGIMTIFEIVFAIWLTLENRKEI, encoded by the coding sequence ATGACAATTAATGAAATGAGACTAGATATTGCAAAGAGGAATAAAAAAGGTATATCCTTTATACTTGCCTCGATTATATTATGGATGGGGATTTTTGTTATATGGCTTTTACCTATAAAAGATATTCTTACCAGAAATCTATTTACCTTCTTTTGTACCGCACCGCTGGTTCCTTTAGCATTTCTGATTTCAAGAATAATAAAAGCTGAATTTTCAGCGAAAGATAACCCACTAAATAATTTAGGAATTCTATTTTCTATAAATCAATTTCTATACATTTTAATTGCTATGTGGGCATATGCCGCAGCTCCAAGCAAAATGGTAATGATCCTGGCAATAATTTTCGGTGCACACTTGTTACCGTTTTCATGGCTGTATAGGTCTAAAGCGTATATGGTAATGTCCATTATAATACCAATAGTTATTCTTGGTGTTGGAAGTAGCTTGAAATCAGAGCATACATTTATTCTTCCAGGAATAATGACTATTTTTGAAATTGTGTTTGCAATATGGCTTACTTTAGAAAATAGAAAAGAAATCTAG
- a CDS encoding diguanylate cyclase, with the protein MVYEKSISNYELTHKDKLTGLGNRIMLEENLMRIMKHETVVISNLKYAVIFIDLDGVKEVNDEYGHEPSTDCFLLPFLQEWKGCIYNKIY; encoded by the coding sequence GTGGTTTACGAGAAAAGCATTAGCAACTATGAACTGACTCATAAAGATAAACTGACAGGTTTGGGAAACAGAATAATGCTTGAAGAAAACCTTATGAGAATCATGAAACATGAAACGGTAGTAATAAGCAATTTGAAATATGCAGTGATTTTTATTGATCTTGACGGAGTCAAAGAAGTTAATGACGAATATGGGCATGAACCCAGCACAGATTGTTTTCTACTACCCTTCTTACAAGAATGGAAAGGATGCATATACAATAAAATTTATTAA